The DNA region CGAAGACCCCGAGGCGCTGCAGCAGCTCCTCGACAGCGCCGATACGCTCGATGCCTTTGCCGCTGGCCTCGCCCCATCGCCTGAGCCGGGCGAGGCGCCGGGCTTCGCCGAGGCGAAGGGAAGCCTGCCCCTGCCCGCACTTGGCTCGATCCTGCGCCGCCCCGGCGAGGCCGATGCCGCCGGTGTCCGCCGCCCCGGCCTCACGCTCGCCACCGGCCCCCGCGCCCTGGTCACCACGCCCTGGCCCGCCACGATCCGCTATGTCGGCCCGCTCCTGAACTACGGAAATGTGATGATCCTTGAACCCGGAGATGGCTATCTTCTGGTTCTCGCCGGGATGCAGACGCTTTATGGCGAGGTGGGAGAGGTCATCGCCGCCGGGGCGCCGGTCGGCCTGATGGGCGGAGGCGATCCGGGGGTGCAGGAATTCCTCGTCGAAGCCGCTCAGGACGGTGGCGCCCGCGACACGGAGACGCTTTACTTGGAATTGAGGCAGGGTGCCGATCCGGTCGACCCGATGGCGTGGTTCGCCGCAACGAAGGACATGAACTGAATGAACAAGACCCTGATGGCCGCCATCGGCGGCACGCTGGCCGGGGTGCTTCTGACGACGCAGGTCGCCGGTCCGCTACTGGCGCAAGAGGCCGGGAAATCGACCACCGTCTACGAACAACTCGACCTTTTCGGCGACATCTTCGAACGCATCCGCGCACAGTATGTCGAACCGGTCGAAAGCCAGAAGCTGGTCGAAGCCGCGATCAACGGGATGCTCACCTCGCTGGACCCCCATTCCAGCTATATCGCCGCCAATGATTTCGAGGACATGCAGGTCCAGACCAAGGGCGAATTCGGCGGCCTCGGCATCGAGGTCACGCAGGAAGAGGGCTTCATCAAGGTCGTCTCGCCCATGGACGGCACGCCCGCCGACAAGGCCGGCATCAAGTCCGGCGACTTCATCACCCAGGTCAACGGCGAAAGCGTGATGGGCCTGACGCTCGACCAGGCGGTAGACATGATGCGCGGCCCCGTTGGCAGCGAAATCATCGTCACAATCGTCCGCGAAGGCGTGACTGACCCTTTCGATGTCTCGATCATCCGCGACACGATCAAGCTCACCGCGGTCAAGGGCCGTGTCGTGGGCAACACCGTGGTGCTGCGCGTCTCCACCTTCAACGACCAGACCTATCCTGGCCTGGAGGAAGAGATGAAGAAGCAGGTCGAAGCCGCGGGCGGCATCGACAAGGTCGACGGCTTTGTCATCGACCTGCGCAACAACCCCGGCGGCCTGCTCACCCAGGCGATCAAGGTTTCTGATGCCTTCCTCGACCAAGGCGAAATCGTCTCGACCCGCGGCCGCAACCCACAGGACAGCGAACGCTTCAACGCGACCGAAGGCGACCTCGCCCAGGGCAAGCCCGTCGTCGTGCTGATCAACGGCGGCTCCGCCTCGGCCTCGGAAATCGTGACCGGCGCCCTGCAGGACCACCACCGCGCCATCGTCGTCGGCACCAAGAGCTTCGGCAAGGGCTCGGTCCAGACTGTCATCCCGCTGCGCGGCGACGGCGCCATGCGCCTGACGACCGCGCGCTACTACACGCCCTCGGGCCGTTCCATCCAGGCGCTTGGCGTGATGCCCGACATCGTGGTGAACCAACCGGAACCGAAGGAAGGCGAAGGCACCGAGGCGGCGGCAGCCGAAAAGGATGACAACGCCCGGACCGAGGCCAGCCTGCGCGGCGTCCTGTCCAACGACTCGATGACCGAAGACGAAAGGAAGCAGCTCGAAGAAGAGCGCGCCCGCGTCGAAGAAGCCGCCAAGCTGCGCGACGAGGATTACCAGCTTGCCTATGCGGTGGACATCCTGCGCGGCCTGAACGCGGTCGCCCCGAAAGACGCCGAAGCCGAGCCCGCAGAACAATAACCGAAGGAGCGGGGCGGCCGCACTGCCGCCCCGAAGAAGGATGACACCCGATCCCCAAGCCCTGCCCTACCGCCCCGGCGTGGGGATCGTGC from Neotabrizicola shimadae includes:
- a CDS encoding S41 family peptidase, producing MNKTLMAAIGGTLAGVLLTTQVAGPLLAQEAGKSTTVYEQLDLFGDIFERIRAQYVEPVESQKLVEAAINGMLTSLDPHSSYIAANDFEDMQVQTKGEFGGLGIEVTQEEGFIKVVSPMDGTPADKAGIKSGDFITQVNGESVMGLTLDQAVDMMRGPVGSEIIVTIVREGVTDPFDVSIIRDTIKLTAVKGRVVGNTVVLRVSTFNDQTYPGLEEEMKKQVEAAGGIDKVDGFVIDLRNNPGGLLTQAIKVSDAFLDQGEIVSTRGRNPQDSERFNATEGDLAQGKPVVVLINGGSASASEIVTGALQDHHRAIVVGTKSFGKGSVQTVIPLRGDGAMRLTTARYYTPSGRSIQALGVMPDIVVNQPEPKEGEGTEAAAAEKDDNARTEASLRGVLSNDSMTEDERKQLEEERARVEEAAKLRDEDYQLAYAVDILRGLNAVAPKDAEAEPAEQ